From Scomber japonicus isolate fScoJap1 chromosome 22, fScoJap1.pri, whole genome shotgun sequence, one genomic window encodes:
- the si:dkey-19b23.8 gene encoding low density lipoprotein receptor adapter protein 1, whose translation MVSDADLTGLCGSPETHDDIVCMKLWPDKSSGCNYAPFIEERWKSGRSPEEDQLTISSHTSAKTSPKSSLKMSLSTFHLMQTLKNSPAALRRRFRRDRTESLSHGDPLFKVHYLGTEKIFSLDREQAQDAISHLLEGIANGKKLSKDHALVVRPRYVEVKELSTGRQLTKTYLQDIAYCAADANRPNVFLYICKHQGQQLQCRVFWCSRAERARDMTACLAHSFQRALSDWQQDGSATLLPGEMKGKRENESSNTAANKSSTLPASLGKVQWKKRGSVSRSPLRAITRRGSDCDSWN comes from the exons ATGGTATCAGACGCCGACCTGACGGGACTCTGCGGTTCACCTGAGACGCACGACGACATCGTTTGCATGAAACTGTGGCCAG ATAAAAGCAGTGGATGCAACTACGCTCCATTTATAGAAGAAAGGTGGAAGAGTGGGAGAAGCCCTGAAGAGGACCAGCTGACCATCAGCAGTCACACCTCAGCGAAAACGTCCCCCAAATCCAGCCTGAAAATGTCGCTCAGCACTTTCCACCTCATGCAGACCCTCAAGAACTCCCCTGCTGCGCTGCGTCGCCGCTTTCGCCGTGACCGGACGGAGTCTCTGTCCCACGGTGACCCCCTTTTCAAGGTCCACTATCTGGGAACGGAGAAAATCTTCTCTCTGGATCGAGAGCAGGCCCAGGACGCTATTAGCCACTTGCTGGAGGGTATTGCTAACGGGAAGAAGCTGAGCAAGGATCACGCCCTGGTGGTGCGTCCAAGATACGTTGAGGTCAAGGAACTGAGTACGGGTCGGCAGCTCACAAAGACATACCTGCAGGACATTGCATACTGCGCTGCAGATGCCAACCGACCCAATGTCTTCCTGTACATCTGCAAGCATCAAGGGCAGCAGCTGCAGTGTCGGGTGTTCTGGTGCAGCCGGGCCGAGCGGGCGCGAGATATGACGGCCTGTCTGGCGCACTCATTCCAGCGAGCGCTGAGCGACTGGCAGCAGGACGGCTCGGCCACATTGCTGCCAGGAGAAATGAAGGGGAAACGTGAAAACGAGTCATCCAACACTGCTGCCAACAAGAGCTCTACGCTTCCTGCCAGTCTGGGAAAAG TTCAGTGGAAGAAGAGAGGCTCTGTGTCACGCAGCCCCCTCAGGGCCATCACTAGGAGAGGATCTGACTGCGACAGCTGGAACTGA